The following proteins are co-located in the Schistocerca nitens isolate TAMUIC-IGC-003100 chromosome 2, iqSchNite1.1, whole genome shotgun sequence genome:
- the LOC126234404 gene encoding uncharacterized protein LOC126234404, with product MQLVVAAAVTWLAAVAAVDAFGGGEDRFIRKYAMMKVYESCFGADVVREVRQEMRAACAKCASMAHGSPAPAAAQQEARPPPPPPPSSAPTQRPPQRPARLPVAVPAPAVRPQLQAEALEAAAAAMDAAKFQHAILALSKRLGPQTSPQIPQAFGYPSYYPNSQSVGAATAWSPQAAFSSPPGYLAYYQPPTPQFAAYQGGYYTTGPSAEMYPQGRAINQRKSRDLDLRGQLETLTSRISGKVKNVTCVMQELGYLDENLEPNYAKITERINQLPINDELKKDMVDGVEYCKQFSQCVPETKRDKLPLSRELAKPMFFFRCYKHKKLEACVMKDVRERYSQNDDMSDVDSMSGGELRSFSSAQEVDRDDYEDMALAMYEFMYGGDGTDFDSVA from the exons ATGCAGCTTGTGGTAGCGGCGGCGGTCACGTGGTTGGCGGCAGTAGCCGCGGTCGACGCCTTCGGCGGCGGCGAGGACAGGTTCATCAGGAAGTACGCCATGATGAAG GTGTACGAGAGCTGCTTCGGGGCCGACGTGGTGCGCGAGGTGCGCCAGGAGATGCGCGCAGCTTGCGCCAAGTGTGCGTCCATGGCGCACGGCTCGCCCGCGCCTGCCGCGGCGCAGCAGGAGGCGCGTccgcctccaccgccgccgccgtcgtccgcCCCCACGCAGCGGCCCCCGCAGCGCCCAGCGCGCCTTCCCGTTGCAGTCCCCGCCCCCGCCGTCCGGCCCCAGCTGCAAGCTGAGGCGCTGGAGGCGGCCGCTGCCGCCATGGACGCCGCCAAGTTCCAGCATGCCATACTAGCTCTTAGCAAGCGCCTGGGCCCG CAAACCTCTCCACAGATTCCACAAGCGTTTGGGTACCCAAGTTACTATCCCAACAGCCAGTCAGTTGGAGCAGCAACTGCTTGGTCACCGCAGGCTGCATTCAGCTCACCACCTGGCTATCTGGCATACTATCAGCCTCCCACACCACAATTTGCTGCCTACCAAGGAGGTTACTACACCACAGGGCCAAGCGCAGAGATGTACCCACAAGGTCGTGCCATCAACCAGCGCAAATCA CGAGATCTTGATCTTAGAGGACAGCTAGAAACCTTGACATCCAGGATTAGTGGAAAAGTCAAGAACGTAACATGTGTAATGCAGGAACTGGGATAT CTTGATGAAAACCTTGAACCCAACTACGCAAAAATAACTGAAAGGATAAATCAACTGCCAATCAATGATGAACTAAAGAAAGACATGGTAGACGGAGTAGAATACTGCAAGCAGTTCTCT CAATGTGTACCAGAAACAAAGAGAGATAAATTACCTTTATCGAGAGAACTGGCAAAACCAATGTTTTTCTTCAGATGTTACAAG CACAAGAAGCTGGAAGCGTGTGTCATGAAGGATGTGCGAGAGAGGTACAGTCAGAATGATGACATGTCTGATGTTGACAGTATGTCTGGTGGTGAGCTGCGATCCTTCTCATCTGCACAAGAAGTTGACAGGGATGACTACGAAGACATGGCTCTTGCAATGTATGAGTTCATGTATGGTGGAGATGGAACTGACTTTGACTCTGTAGCATAA